The following are encoded in a window of Ignavibacteriales bacterium genomic DNA:
- a CDS encoding RNA polymerase sigma-70 factor, with product MIFLLNIITDYHTKQSRLTTEEEKRLLERVRRGDTAAFEKIYRLYVKELCSFAAYYVKSFDAAEDIVQNLFLLLWERRETIRIEGFLKTYLFTSVRNLSLNFLKHQTIDRNSSDAYSKLFSLPSATPHEIAEHQELDVLITQALEKIPERCRIVFILSRYFNMKYTEIAEILEISMKTVDAQMVKAIKILRSDLRFE from the coding sequence TTGATTTTCCTCTTAAATATAATCACTGATTATCATACAAAACAAAGTCGATTAACAACAGAAGAGGAAAAACGGCTTCTCGAGAGAGTGCGTAGAGGTGATACAGCGGCGTTCGAAAAAATTTATCGGCTCTATGTAAAAGAACTCTGTTCATTTGCAGCATATTATGTAAAATCCTTTGATGCAGCTGAAGACATTGTTCAGAATTTATTCCTTCTTCTCTGGGAACGCAGGGAAACTATTCGGATCGAAGGATTCCTTAAAACATATCTTTTTACTTCAGTACGAAATCTTTCGCTAAATTTCTTGAAACATCAAACGATAGATCGGAACAGTTCAGACGCATATTCAAAGCTGTTTTCACTACCCTCAGCTACGCCGCACGAAATTGCTGAACATCAAGAATTGGATGTTTTGATAACGCAAGCATTGGAAAAAATACCTGAACGCTGTAGAATTGTTTTTATCTTAAGTCGATATTTCAATATGAAATATACAGAAATAGCAGAAATACTGGAAATATCTATGAAAACTGTCGATGCACAGATGGTTAAGGCAATAAAAATTCTTCGATCTGACCTCCGCTTCGAATAA
- a CDS encoding DUF3089 domain-containing protein, which translates to MVAYKIPNAGKIITAINIVLVFIALIFCMNFQACSKDTVDAADNSITDPNATDYSKSEYWLSLPATVNKSVDVFYLYPTAWQKGAGDSNICEINNPSMLKGSDLAFKRQATAFDTIANIYAPYYRQVDIAYRMSLSLEDGEKVVAGIPTKDAIAAFDYYVKHYNSGRPYILAGHSQGANVLNYLLSIYMKENPQVYARMIAAYVIGYSVTNAYLANNPHLKFAQGPDDTGVIISYNTESPDVVPGTNVVLTPGGIAINPITWTRDETPATADKNFGSIILNSDGTVAAGIPTPVMNFADARVDKAKGVVICTTVDVNKWSPGNSIFVRGVFHSFDYPFYYYNIRANAANRVAKYFGR; encoded by the coding sequence ATGGTTGCTTATAAAATACCGAATGCCGGTAAAATAATTACAGCAATAAATATAGTTTTAGTATTTATAGCCCTTATCTTTTGTATGAATTTTCAGGCATGTTCAAAGGATACTGTCGATGCAGCCGATAATTCAATAACTGATCCAAATGCAACTGATTATTCAAAATCTGAATATTGGTTGTCTTTACCTGCTACCGTAAACAAATCAGTAGATGTATTTTATCTTTATCCAACTGCCTGGCAAAAGGGTGCAGGTGATTCAAATATTTGTGAAATCAACAATCCTTCTATGTTAAAAGGATCGGACTTAGCATTTAAAAGGCAAGCCACCGCGTTTGATACGATAGCGAATATTTATGCTCCATACTATAGACAAGTTGATATTGCATATCGCATGTCCTTATCCTTGGAAGACGGAGAAAAAGTAGTGGCAGGAATACCAACAAAAGATGCAATCGCGGCATTCGACTATTATGTCAAGCACTACAATAGTGGTCGTCCGTATATTTTAGCAGGCCATTCACAAGGGGCAAATGTATTGAATTATCTTTTGTCAATATATATGAAAGAAAATCCGCAGGTGTACGCCAGAATGATTGCTGCCTACGTTATCGGTTATTCGGTCACTAACGCGTACCTTGCTAATAATCCACACTTAAAATTTGCTCAGGGTCCTGACGATACGGGAGTGATAATATCTTATAACACTGAATCTCCAGACGTTGTTCCGGGAACCAATGTTGTCTTAACGCCTGGTGGTATTGCTATCAATCCAATTACCTGGACAAGAGATGAAACTCCGGCAACTGCAGATAAAAATTTTGGGTCAATAATATTAAATAGTGATGGTACTGTGGCTGCAGGAATACCCACACCTGTAATGAACTTTGCTGATGCCCGTGTTGATAAAGCGAAAGGTGTTGTGATTTGCACTACTGTTGATGTAAATAAGTGGTCTCCGGGAAATTCAATTTTCGTTAGAGGAGTTTTCCATAGCTTTGATTATCCGTTTTATTATTACAATATTCGTGCAAATGCAGCCAACAGAGTTGCAAAATATTTTGGGAGATGA
- a CDS encoding cache domain-containing protein, giving the protein MSKITLKISKPILYSIIILLVTVAIVFAVIESSRITNEYWWKKHTRELAEERLNGEVERIQNIILSIEQIPQNLAYVLEFSKIRKEQIRFLLNAVVENNDEVFGTCIAFEPNSYEKDSTFYAPYLYRKNGNLVYTDPTDSSDYYFSSDWYLIPRTLNQPVWIEPYFDAGSSGGNIVMATYSVPFYSFDGKKETIHGIIAVDISIDWLAKLVSSIKLFDEGYGILVSANGTVLSAPNPEWIYNESLFSLADENNVPLLRDIGRDLQQGKSGFINVGKFGTRRDWWIYYRPIPANKWGILLVVPEG; this is encoded by the coding sequence ATGTCAAAAATAACTTTAAAAATATCTAAGCCGATACTGTATTCTATCATTATACTATTGGTTACGGTTGCAATTGTCTTTGCGGTTATTGAGTCCAGTCGCATTACCAATGAATACTGGTGGAAGAAACATACTCGAGAACTGGCAGAGGAAAGACTAAACGGAGAAGTTGAAAGAATACAGAATATTATTCTTTCAATCGAACAAATACCGCAGAATTTGGCGTATGTGCTAGAATTTTCAAAAATCCGAAAAGAACAAATAAGATTTTTACTCAATGCTGTTGTAGAAAACAATGATGAAGTATTTGGAACGTGTATTGCCTTTGAACCGAATTCGTATGAAAAAGATTCAACTTTTTATGCCCCGTATTTATATAGGAAGAATGGCAATTTAGTATATACGGATCCAACGGATTCATCAGACTACTATTTTAGTAGTGACTGGTATCTCATTCCAAGGACTTTAAATCAACCTGTTTGGATTGAACCTTACTTTGATGCAGGTTCAAGCGGAGGAAACATTGTAATGGCCACTTATTCAGTTCCTTTCTATTCCTTTGACGGGAAAAAAGAGACGATTCATGGAATAATAGCCGTTGATATATCAATAGACTGGTTGGCGAAATTAGTTTCCTCAATAAAGTTATTTGATGAGGGTTACGGCATTTTGGTATCAGCAAACGGCACAGTTCTAAGCGCTCCCAATCCGGAATGGATCTACAATGAATCCCTATTTAGCCTTGCTGATGAAAATAACGTGCCTCTTTTAAGAGATATAGGAAGAGATTTGCAGCAAGGGAAATCAGGCTTCATCAATGTAGGCAAGTTCGGCACAAGAAGAGATTGGTGGATTTATTATAGGCCTATCCCGGCAAATAAGTGGGGTATTCTGCTTGTGGTACCTGAAGGGTAA
- a CDS encoding DUF697 domain-containing protein has protein sequence MKDISNEVIKETKEQPAVGISNSMLANSVVNKYTLWSAGAGLIPVPALDMAAVAGFQVKMLSDLSDVYKVQFSENAARAIIAALTGSLSAGYLAQRYGASFIKSIPFLGFLSALAMPIYSGAITWAIGKVFVKHFESGGTFLTFDVEKMKVYFSDMYKQGKAAVKSLRAEPAKA, from the coding sequence ATGAAAGATATTTCGAATGAAGTTATAAAAGAAACAAAAGAGCAGCCAGCGGTTGGCATTAGCAACAGCATGCTTGCAAATTCTGTTGTAAACAAGTACACTTTGTGGTCAGCGGGTGCCGGATTGATTCCCGTTCCAGCCTTGGACATGGCAGCAGTTGCCGGTTTTCAAGTGAAGATGTTGAGCGACCTTTCAGATGTCTATAAAGTACAGTTTTCAGAAAATGCTGCAAGAGCGATTATTGCCGCATTAACAGGAAGCCTCTCTGCAGGGTACTTGGCGCAGCGCTATGGTGCAAGTTTCATCAAATCTATCCCCTTCTTAGGATTCCTTAGTGCGCTCGCAATGCCTATATACTCGGGCGCAATTACATGGGCGATCGGAAAAGTTTTTGTCAAACACTTTGAGTCCGGTGGTACATTCTTGACGTTTGATGTCGAGAAGATGAAAGTGTATTTTTCCGATATGTATAAACAGGGAAAGGCAGCAGTCAAATCCCTGAGAGCTGAACCTGCGAAAGCATAA
- a CDS encoding FecR domain-containing protein, translating into MSKNPQALRLLIRYIVSEATDKEKQKIEQWLKKDITHQQLLRSLEQLLHESQLDLAQWNEDELWNKFASKAGIALSQAESPDEIKLIPDTNISRWLILSVMHWCFGINRSSSQYVFRLAVIAILILGGAIGTAVYFKQLQQKRELAYQSTYQEYSTQKGERSKLLLSDGTSIHLNSATKVRFPIVFAKEKREVFLDGEGFFEVARNESSPFTVQTANANIRVLGTIFNVTSYSEDNKTQVVVSEGQVAFAGIQQQDVVLLNRNQMSRIIKGGHPTTAEVIRTDKYLAWLKNQMVFENATLAEVIKQLSRKYDVVFEVHDPELLSRHIVATYGNESLSQIIRSLSFSLRFQYEQRGKVVSLYRHRDSKAL; encoded by the coding sequence ATGAGTAAGAATCCACAAGCCCTTCGCCTTTTAATCAGATACATTGTTAGTGAGGCAACCGATAAAGAAAAACAAAAAATAGAACAATGGTTGAAGAAAGATATCACTCATCAACAGCTCTTGCGATCATTGGAACAATTGCTTCATGAATCACAACTCGATTTAGCGCAATGGAATGAAGATGAACTTTGGAATAAATTCGCATCCAAAGCGGGCATAGCACTTTCTCAAGCTGAATCACCTGATGAAATAAAATTAATACCAGACACGAACATTTCCCGATGGCTGATTCTTTCGGTGATGCACTGGTGTTTTGGTATCAATAGATCATCATCTCAGTATGTCTTTAGACTTGCTGTAATTGCAATATTGATTCTGGGGGGTGCAATTGGGACAGCTGTTTATTTCAAGCAGCTTCAGCAGAAAAGAGAATTGGCGTATCAATCCACATACCAGGAATATAGTACGCAAAAGGGAGAGAGATCCAAGCTTTTACTAAGTGACGGCACAAGCATCCATTTAAATTCTGCGACCAAGGTTCGGTTTCCTATTGTGTTCGCAAAGGAGAAACGTGAAGTCTTCTTAGATGGAGAGGGTTTTTTTGAAGTCGCCCGCAATGAATCTTCTCCGTTCACCGTACAAACTGCAAATGCAAATATACGTGTATTAGGGACTATTTTTAATGTCACATCATATTCAGAAGATAACAAGACACAGGTGGTTGTTTCCGAAGGACAAGTGGCATTTGCAGGAATCCAACAACAAGATGTGGTATTGTTAAATCGCAATCAGATGAGTCGGATCATTAAAGGCGGGCATCCGACAACAGCGGAGGTAATTAGGACGGATAAATATTTAGCGTGGCTGAAAAACCAAATGGTATTTGAAAATGCAACCTTGGCGGAAGTCATTAAGCAGCTTTCCCGCAAGTACGATGTTGTATTTGAAGTTCATGATCCAGAATTGTTGAGTCGGCATATCGTTGCCACGTATGGCAATGAATCTCTATCTCAAATTATACGATCGCTTTCTTTTTCTCTCCGTTTTCAATATGAACAGCGAGGAAAAGTTGTGTCGTTATATCGTCATCGAGATTCTAAGGCGCTCTAA
- a CDS encoding TonB-dependent receptor, which produces MNYRYALLLISLFIVGLSSRQLNAQDAQEETPEQVQASTSKMVEKPLQLNSHIILGPITIKLVNEPLISAIKKVAQIVQLRPVLDYDIIKSDKKINLTLNVTTLPEALDQILQGIDVQYSITESGLLVFRQDEKPQPQPGTVRGVVTDATNNETLIGVNVTIQGTSLGTATDIEGAFRIVGIPARTFMLKVSCIGYETQKKEVDFSKTKDITINIQLKPAVIQGEEVVVTAQMRGQLAAINQQVTSNTIVNVVSEEKIKELPDANAAEAIGRLPGVSIIRSGGEATNVVMRGLSSKFSNITLDGVKIPPTDPNSRDVDLSTMSQGSLSGIELFKTLTPDQDADAIAGTINLVTRKAPSEREIRLDLKGDYNNLMKSANQYDIALRYAERYFDDFLGVQIQGNTEKKIRSKEDVSYGYTYSFNGDTTTALNPNGTNDWNRTTFVVDFTDEIRKRNGGQVIFDVNTPDSGSVKLTGAYNETNRNFMLHNRTYPSGGNNAWQYNYEYTEQTISTINTSVQGKNNLLGLTVDWNASYARSKTETPFDCRLSFTEPGGSGGFTDATKNPPETATIPLADNNFAIATLDSTQFLSLNTNDAEKTFLLNVSKKFSFGDFFSNDTKIGGKYKGKTRSMTNGNLSWNNYKKYVLSTVSGPISVDGTRFEGTQNSAVSLLRFLDQPIQTRNLLGVYSMNPLMNQDALKQWWDLNKNGINPGAAQDYGPNGMVLLNDYSIEEQILSAFLMNTLDVGQFATLVFGVRVESESNDYHGKYSDASVGGTGAVQLLTSPVIDTTAKYSETIWLPSVQVALKPTEFLRLRFAAYRALARPDYNLRLPQFSYNTSTTALVVGNPNLKDTKAWNYEANAQIYSNTIGLISISGFYKVLDDLYHQMRNVNISWADSSALIGIAHTPNTGYHRLDELMAYINMSSWNNNPLIFRQLHTNTSYTANLAYNSPDRSYAWGFELEHQMNFGFIPVAWLKSITLSYNISITRSETNIIINQVVQDSVWHPAARRTPAYFTVLDDHNYLLVTRRSENQPEVYGNAALGYDVSGFSARLSVFYQDKYTRQYSGDGSQDNIVESFTKWDLAFKQVISPVLSVFLNINNLSNSKETRSQVDTFMDWSLPNRAELYGTTVDFGVRVSL; this is translated from the coding sequence ATGAATTATCGCTATGCGTTGTTGTTGATATCATTATTCATTGTTGGGCTCTCCAGCAGACAACTGAATGCTCAAGATGCTCAAGAGGAAACTCCAGAGCAAGTTCAAGCAAGTACATCAAAAATGGTGGAAAAGCCACTTCAGTTAAACTCACACATCATATTAGGTCCTATCACAATCAAGTTGGTCAATGAACCGTTGATTAGCGCTATAAAAAAAGTTGCTCAAATTGTGCAACTTAGACCCGTGTTAGATTATGACATAATTAAATCAGATAAAAAAATCAATCTGACACTTAATGTAACAACCTTGCCAGAAGCACTTGATCAAATCCTTCAGGGCATAGATGTCCAGTATTCAATTACAGAAAGCGGCCTCCTTGTTTTTCGCCAGGATGAAAAACCACAACCGCAACCTGGTACAGTACGAGGTGTTGTTACTGATGCAACGAATAATGAGACACTGATTGGTGTTAATGTTACTATTCAGGGGACATCCTTAGGTACGGCAACTGATATTGAAGGTGCATTTAGAATTGTTGGAATACCAGCACGTACTTTTATGTTGAAGGTCTCGTGCATAGGATACGAAACACAAAAGAAAGAAGTTGACTTTTCCAAAACGAAGGATATAACAATAAACATCCAATTGAAACCAGCTGTTATACAAGGTGAAGAAGTTGTTGTTACCGCTCAGATGCGCGGCCAACTCGCTGCAATCAACCAGCAAGTTACATCTAATACCATCGTGAACGTTGTATCGGAAGAAAAGATTAAGGAATTGCCGGACGCAAATGCTGCAGAAGCAATAGGGCGCTTGCCGGGCGTTTCCATTATTCGCAGTGGCGGTGAAGCTACGAATGTGGTGATGCGTGGATTAAGCTCCAAATTCAGCAACATTACGTTGGATGGAGTGAAGATTCCTCCGACCGATCCTAATTCTCGCGATGTAGATCTTAGCACGATGTCGCAGGGATCGTTATCGGGTATTGAATTATTTAAAACGTTGACTCCAGATCAAGACGCGGATGCTATTGCGGGCACTATCAACTTGGTAACAAGGAAAGCCCCATCAGAGAGAGAAATTCGTCTCGATCTCAAAGGAGACTATAATAATCTCATGAAATCGGCGAATCAGTATGATATCGCTCTTCGGTATGCTGAAAGATATTTTGACGATTTTCTTGGTGTTCAAATACAAGGTAATACAGAAAAGAAAATACGAAGTAAGGAAGACGTCTCATACGGATATACGTACAGTTTCAACGGCGATACAACTACAGCCCTCAATCCGAATGGAACAAACGACTGGAATAGAACTACATTTGTGGTCGATTTTACAGATGAAATCCGCAAAAGAAATGGCGGACAAGTAATTTTTGATGTCAATACACCGGATAGTGGTTCGGTCAAATTAACGGGCGCGTACAACGAGACTAATAGAAATTTTATGCTGCATAATCGAACGTACCCATCGGGTGGAAACAATGCCTGGCAATATAATTATGAGTATACAGAACAAACGATTAGTACGATCAATACATCAGTGCAAGGAAAAAATAATCTTCTTGGATTAACAGTTGATTGGAATGCTTCTTACGCTCGATCGAAAACCGAGACACCTTTTGATTGTCGCCTCTCATTTACAGAACCGGGAGGAAGCGGAGGATTTACCGATGCGACCAAAAATCCTCCGGAGACAGCTACGATCCCTCTTGCAGATAATAATTTTGCAATTGCTACACTTGATAGCACACAATTCTTGAGTCTCAACACCAACGATGCTGAAAAGACATTCTTACTCAATGTGTCGAAGAAATTTTCATTTGGAGATTTTTTTTCCAATGACACTAAAATAGGAGGTAAATACAAAGGTAAAACACGTTCGATGACGAATGGAAATCTTTCATGGAATAACTATAAGAAATATGTTTTGAGTACGGTAAGCGGGCCGATCAGTGTTGATGGAACGCGCTTTGAAGGTACACAAAATAGTGCGGTGTCATTGCTTCGATTTCTTGATCAACCGATACAAACCCGTAACCTTTTAGGTGTGTATAGTATGAATCCTTTGATGAATCAAGATGCTTTGAAGCAGTGGTGGGACCTTAACAAAAATGGTATTAATCCTGGGGCTGCTCAAGATTATGGGCCCAATGGTATGGTATTATTAAACGATTATAGTATTGAGGAACAAATATTAAGTGCGTTTCTTATGAATACACTTGATGTTGGACAATTTGCCACACTCGTTTTTGGTGTTCGAGTTGAATCAGAATCAAATGATTATCATGGGAAATATTCGGATGCATCTGTAGGCGGTACTGGCGCAGTTCAACTTCTCACATCTCCGGTCATAGACACAACGGCAAAATACTCTGAAACTATATGGCTGCCGAGCGTACAAGTAGCGTTAAAGCCAACAGAATTTCTCCGACTTCGTTTCGCCGCATATAGAGCATTAGCACGTCCGGATTATAATTTACGGTTGCCGCAATTTTCCTATAACACATCTACGACAGCCCTTGTCGTTGGCAATCCTAACTTAAAGGATACAAAGGCGTGGAATTATGAAGCAAATGCACAGATATATAGCAATACGATTGGGTTGATATCGATTTCTGGATTTTATAAAGTATTGGACGATCTCTATCATCAAATGAGAAATGTGAATATAAGTTGGGCTGATTCAAGTGCATTGATCGGAATAGCACATACTCCCAACACTGGCTATCATCGACTAGATGAATTGATGGCATATATTAATATGTCGTCGTGGAATAATAATCCGCTTATCTTTCGTCAATTGCATACAAACACTAGTTATACTGCCAATTTAGCCTACAATTCTCCTGATCGCTCCTATGCATGGGGTTTCGAATTGGAACATCAAATGAATTTCGGTTTTATTCCCGTTGCCTGGCTTAAAAGTATCACATTATCATACAATATTTCGATAACACGTTCTGAAACAAATATTATTATTAATCAAGTCGTGCAAGACTCGGTATGGCATCCGGCTGCGAGAAGAACCCCGGCGTACTTTACTGTCTTAGATGATCATAACTATTTGTTAGTGACAAGACGATCAGAGAACCAACCGGAGGTTTATGGTAATGCAGCTCTTGGTTATGATGTATCTGGATTCTCTGCCAGGTTGTCGGTTTTCTATCAAGATAAATATACAAGACAGTACTCGGGTGACGGATCACAAGATAATATTGTCGAAAGCTTTACAAAATGGGATCTTGCATTTAAGCAAGTCATCTCCCCTGTCCTTTCTGTTTTTCTAAATATAAATAATTTGTCAAACAGCAAAGAGACACGGTCGCAGGTAGATACTTTCATGGATTGGAGTTTGCCCAATAGAGCAGAATTATATGGTACAACAGTTGATTTTGGAGTACGCGTGTCACTGTAA
- a CDS encoding choice-of-anchor D domain-containing protein — translation MNKGRYVFWLLMVLLLPLKTFSQVEDTCFIPNLLGTGLFLNQLIIQDTAGTGWQGAHGTEAWQNHTRVYVLEKNGIYPCNSSFTLPGGNKLSIRGESGNYAIPSRGNLAIDWLPIIRFEPSGTTSNPQGQFVQCTGANDTVMLKNIAMCGYDEDLVGGLDRIQGALLVIAASGGGSIYVDSCIMKSINGQIIQTAGRANTIQVTNSIFADLGFLGTSNFGAGKGIDLRNSEVDAVIMENNTIVNYQDRIIRHYLSLKPIHSIKFNHNTVINGMSYDAMLSFGDIDSLGEGPFEIKNNLFVDNFAMGADTDYIRQGELNDSPDLDPINGKSQMSWVVAKPNPTAHITPWNISNNYYCISDSGVAIRNTVTPLHTPYPIVEPEPILTSDMKRQLIANGGDAVKAFTKIAIQPINVPKLMTKLIRWYWSPEGDGVGGNTVDNVGAGAGKKKTGSSGTPATHFIKAAPGVWVYDYDRKRTDWYLDSLDCSFSSSVNLSFAASDGKVVGASRWSWTGYLPGIVVFSGLPKTLDFGTVAKNANKADTIIVSSDGSSPLVIDSVKSSAAEFAVTPENATIAVGSTQIFVVTYHPTTPGAKTASIVFYHNAPSMMDTISVSGDVALEANFSATPTSLAFGIVNIGTAKEDSLTVTNHGTVDLTVTSIVSSDPAFTVNPTTATVSVEGTQKFYVTFMPTTVGVVSAKIAFNHNALTQDTILVGGEGQPGTGVAGLQSGIPKVYQLHNNYPNPFNPSTTILYDLPQQSIVTIIIYSILGQQVATLVDGVVPAGYHQVTWGGEQDGGTAMAGGVYFFRMSAQPLDKGTGLVQTKKMLLLK, via the coding sequence ATGAACAAAGGACGGTACGTTTTTTGGCTTCTGATGGTTTTATTGCTTCCCTTGAAAACCTTTAGTCAAGTGGAGGACACATGTTTTATTCCCAATTTATTGGGTACAGGTCTTTTTCTTAATCAACTCATAATTCAGGATACGGCGGGCACAGGATGGCAGGGTGCGCATGGAACAGAGGCCTGGCAAAATCATACACGCGTTTATGTATTAGAGAAGAATGGAATATACCCGTGTAACAGCTCATTCACACTTCCCGGAGGAAATAAGTTGTCTATTCGTGGGGAATCAGGAAATTACGCCATCCCATCGAGAGGAAATTTGGCAATTGATTGGTTACCAATCATTAGATTTGAACCCTCAGGAACTACGAGCAACCCCCAAGGTCAATTTGTGCAGTGCACTGGTGCGAACGATACGGTGATGTTGAAAAATATTGCCATGTGCGGGTATGACGAAGATTTAGTAGGAGGCCTTGATAGGATACAAGGTGCTTTATTAGTCATCGCAGCAAGCGGCGGCGGCAGTATCTATGTTGATAGTTGTATTATGAAATCCATTAACGGTCAAATTATTCAAACGGCAGGAAGAGCAAATACTATTCAAGTAACGAATTCAATATTTGCAGATTTGGGATTTTTAGGTACATCCAATTTTGGAGCAGGCAAGGGGATAGATTTAAGGAATTCGGAGGTTGATGCAGTGATAATGGAAAATAATACTATTGTAAATTATCAAGATCGTATTATTAGACATTATCTTTCCCTAAAACCGATACATAGCATAAAGTTTAATCATAATACTGTCATCAATGGTATGAGCTATGATGCTATGCTTTCCTTTGGTGATATAGATTCTCTTGGTGAAGGTCCGTTTGAAATCAAAAATAATTTGTTTGTCGATAATTTTGCCATGGGAGCCGATACCGATTACATACGCCAAGGTGAATTAAATGACAGTCCCGATCTTGATCCAATAAATGGAAAATCGCAGATGAGCTGGGTTGTTGCAAAACCCAATCCGACTGCTCATATTACACCATGGAATATCTCAAATAATTATTATTGTATTTCGGATTCAGGCGTTGCAATACGTAATACAGTTACCCCGCTCCATACACCATATCCAATTGTGGAACCAGAGCCGATTCTCACATCAGATATGAAGAGACAGTTGATTGCGAATGGTGGCGATGCGGTAAAAGCATTTACAAAAATAGCTATTCAACCCATAAATGTTCCAAAGCTGATGACTAAATTGATACGATGGTATTGGTCGCCAGAAGGAGATGGGGTGGGCGGCAACACAGTGGATAATGTTGGAGCTGGCGCCGGGAAAAAGAAGACCGGTTCGAGCGGTACACCTGCAACTCATTTTATAAAGGCCGCACCTGGAGTGTGGGTGTATGATTATGATCGTAAAAGGACAGATTGGTATCTTGATAGTCTCGATTGTTCATTCTCTTCTTCGGTAAATTTATCCTTTGCCGCTAGTGATGGAAAAGTTGTTGGCGCTTCGCGGTGGTCGTGGACAGGATATTTACCCGGAATTGTGGTTTTCTCTGGATTGCCGAAGACACTTGATTTTGGCACGGTGGCAAAGAATGCAAATAAGGCAGATACAATTATTGTTTCGAGTGATGGAAGTTCACCTCTCGTTATTGATTCAGTAAAGTCTTCTGCTGCAGAATTTGCAGTAACACCAGAAAACGCGACAATTGCAGTTGGAAGTACTCAAATATTTGTGGTGACGTATCATCCGACAACACCAGGTGCAAAGACCGCATCGATCGTTTTCTATCATAATGCTCCTTCAATGATGGACACGATTTCTGTTAGCGGCGATGTTGCATTAGAAGCAAACTTCAGTGCAACGCCGACCTCTCTCGCATTCGGCATAGTTAATATCGGAACGGCCAAAGAAGACAGCTTGACTGTGACGAACCATGGTACGGTCGACCTGACGGTAACATCCATCGTCTCTTCGGATCCTGCCTTTACGGTTAATCCGACAACGGCAACAGTAAGTGTGGAAGGGACACAGAAATTTTATGTTACATTCATGCCGACAACAGTTGGTGTCGTTTCTGCGAAGATTGCATTCAATCATAACGCTCTGACGCAGGACACAATCCTTGTCGGTGGCGAAGGTCAACCAGGCACAGGCGTAGCTGGATTGCAATCAGGTATCCCCAAAGTATATCAACTACACAATAACTATCCCAATCCCTTTAATCCTTCGACGACCATTCTTTATGACTTGCCGCAACAAAGCATTGTCACGATCATAATCTATTCGATTCTTGGTCAGCAAGTTGCCACATTGGTCGATGGTGTTGTTCCCGCAGGTTATCATCAGGTAACCTGGGGAGGTGAGCAGGATGGTGGCACGGCGATGGCCGGAGGAGTCTACTTCTTCCGTATGTCGGCACAGCCACTCGACAAAGGAACCGGTCTTGTGCAGACAAAGAAAATGCTATTGCTTAAATAA